In one Arachis duranensis cultivar V14167 chromosome 9, aradu.V14167.gnm2.J7QH, whole genome shotgun sequence genomic region, the following are encoded:
- the LOC110275328 gene encoding villin-4-like has protein sequence MPSARGKLIPQSLRVTSNTLKSNPKRSDSEDSMSSGLESLTEEDAKEGEADDDEGLPVYPYGSVNTASSNPVPDNERLICRQQSSRKTWHDED, from the exons ATGCCTTCAGCACGGGGAAAGTTGATACCTCAGTCGCTTAGAG TGACTTCCAATACACTCAAATCAAACCCAAAAAGAAGTGATAGTGAGGATTCTATGAGCAGCGGATTAGAATCTCTTACAGAGGAAGATGCAAAAGAAGGTGAAGCTGACGACGATGAAGGACTCCCAGTTTATCCGTATGGTAGCGTTAACACAGCTTCTAGCAATCCAGTACCAGACAACGAGAG GCTTATCTGTCGGCAACAGAGTTCAAGAAAAACTTGGCATGACGAAGACTGA
- the LOC127741609 gene encoding uncharacterized protein LOC127741609, with the protein MERALQAQLVPEEQCVEFATYLLTEEASHWWQGARRLLQQGNDPITWDAFQVEISLRMPSRWNSIRNKYEELFRFFRMCQGTPGDSEEWKCIKYEGGLRSEILSSVGPMEIRVFSELVNKSRIAEECVRKAVEAKNDRREPHRREHNQEYPTRGQEFKGRGYIQHFPQGRNNFATSEESQRNGKGKRVAATSDVLSCQRCGSHHPNRPCRLGLGVCYKCGLPGHVSRNCQQGESQDTGRLRQ; encoded by the exons ATGGAGCGAGCACTACAAGCGCAGTTGGTGCCTGAAGAGCAGTgtgttgaatttgctacctaTCTGCTCACAGAGgaagcatcgcattggtggcaaggggctCGACGTCTCCTACAACAGGGGAATGATCCTATCACTTGGGATGCCTTCCAGGTGGAAATATCACTTAGGATGCCTTCCAGGTggaattctataagaa ACAAATATGAGGAGCTATTCAGGTTTTTCCGCATGTGTCAAGGAACCCCGGGAGACtctgaggaatggaagtgtattAAGTATGAGGGAGGACTTCGAAGTGAAATCCTGAGCTCCGTTGGACCGATGGAGATTAGGGTCTTCTCCGAACTCGTGAACAAGAGCCGTATTGCTGAAGAATGTGTGAGGAAGGCTGTTGAGGCGAAGAATGACCGCCGGGAACCCCACCGCAGGGAGCACAATCAAGAATACCCAACAAGAGGTCAAGAGTTTAAGGGGAGAGGGTACATACAACACTTTCCCCAAGGACGGAATAACTTTGCGACGAGTGAGGAGTCCCAAAGGAACGGTAAGGGAAAACGGGTAGCGGCTACTTCTGATGTTTTGAGCTGTCAGAGATGTGGAAGTCATCACCCAAATAGGCCATGCCGATTGGGGTTAGGTGTATGTTACAAGTGCGGGTTACCAGGGCatgtatcaagaaattgccAACAAGGAGAGAGTCAGGATACGGGCCGATTGCGACAGTAA